The following nucleotide sequence is from Cercospora beticola chromosome 2, complete sequence.
GTGCAGCTATCAAGCTGAAGCAATTGGCAAATGAAGCAGGCAATGAGGACTTCCGTGTGGTgctgttggagaaggcgggCGAGATTGGAGACCACATAGTGTCAGGCAATGTGTTAGAACCAAGTGCTCTCGACGAGCTCATTCCAGATTGGAGGTCTGAGGACAACCCGAATCGATTCGAGAATATCACGCCTGCCACAAAAGACAAGATGCGATTCTTGACCAAATCGAGTGCCATTCCGATCCCTGCGCCACCTCAGATGAACAACCACGGTAACTACATTTTGAGCTTGAATGAGCTGTCCAAGTGGCTAGGCGAAAGAGCAGAGGAAGTTGGCGTGGAAGTGTATGCAGGCTTTGCAGCGTCGGAAGTTCTATACACCAAGGAAGGAGCTGTTAAGGGAGTGGCGACGAACGACCTGGGCATTGGACGAGACGGCAAAGCAAAGGATTCTTTCGAGCGCGGCATGGAGTTTCATGCACGATGTACACTTCTGGCCGAGGGATGTCACGGCAGTCTGACGAAGAAGGTCATCAAGAAATATGACCTTCGCGCGAACAGCCAACACCAAACTTACGGACTCGGTATCAAGGAAGTGTGGGAGATCGATCCTGCTAAGTTCGACAAGGGCCTCGTCGCGCACTCAATGGGATATCCACTTCCGAAGGACACCTACGGAGGTGGCTGGATGTACCACTTTGGCGAGAACATGGTTTCGATTGGATTGGTGGTCGGCCTTGACTATCCCAACCCATGGCTAGCACCATACGGCGAGTtccagaagatgaagcaaCACCCATTCTACAGACAGTACCTCGAAGGTGGCAAATGCATATCCTATGGCGCACGAACATTGAACGAAGGAGGCTTCCAAAGCATACCCAAGTGCGCTTTTCCCGGGGGCGCTCTGATCGGCGACACAGCCGGCTTCCTCAATGTTCCCAAGATCAAAGGGACCCACACTGCCATGCGCAGTGGCATGCTTGCCGCAGAAGCCGCCTACTCAGCTCTCTCCAGCTCCAACGATACCGAAGGCGCCGTCTTCCTTTTCGACTACGAAGACAAGCTCCGCAAGTCTTCCATTTGGAAAGAACTCAAACAAGTCCGCA
It contains:
- a CDS encoding uncharacterized protein (BUSCO:EOG092619EA), which gives rise to MAAPSIISAAARRRLVQLPEISRFTARTRATAAASPIASRCLTRGYRPAAITAGQRRAISSTTRRRFASVEDDWSDPLQQERESDEVDICIVGGGPAGLSAAIKLKQLANEAGNEDFRVVLLEKAGEIGDHIVSGNVLEPSALDELIPDWRSEDNPNRFENITPATKDKMRFLTKSSAIPIPAPPQMNNHGNYILSLNELSKWLGERAEEVGVEVYAGFAASEVLYTKEGAVKGVATNDLGIGRDGKAKDSFERGMEFHARCTLLAEGCHGSLTKKVIKKYDLRANSQHQTYGLGIKEVWEIDPAKFDKGLVAHSMGYPLPKDTYGGGWMYHFGENMVSIGLVVGLDYPNPWLAPYGEFQKMKQHPFYRQYLEGGKCISYGARTLNEGGFQSIPKCAFPGGALIGDTAGFLNVPKIKGTHTAMRSGMLAAEAAYSALSSSNDTEGAVFLFDYEDKLRKSSIWKELKQVRNMRPSFHTPLGLYGGILYSGLEAYLFRGYTPWTLKHGKQDHAATKPASECQKIEYPKPDNEISFDILTSVSRTGTNHEEDQPCHLQVADWDKHAEKEYPKYQGVENRFCPAGVYEYVEDESKDLGVRFQINSQNCVHCKTCDIKVPDQDINWQTPQGGEGPKYVMT